From Solea senegalensis isolate Sse05_10M linkage group LG19, IFAPA_SoseM_1, whole genome shotgun sequence, the proteins below share one genomic window:
- the LOC122785453 gene encoding primary amine oxidase, liver isozyme-like produces MNSGVKWLLILFALVSIILNIILIGIYSNRAPKCSAQRLHPLRGKHEERSLMFADLTQEEYAQVQRYMLQQKDLDISTNRITEPRANFLFLIDLSLPKKADALAYLDGKGAQPVREATVVVFHGARGFIKEYLVWPLPNPKHHRDVTTERYKRELPINARTVTVGEYVLLFQFFEKNLFSKLKKLMKESFDVGQGKTLNALEQMPRGLRSGDRKTWINFLKDVSGMYVNPVGLNVLINHESVNASNWKVERLFYNGQYFDSVEELKRKYDAGTIKKIIYKDSPNHASLKTRTKPLQIGPQLFYAEGKRFSVSHNHVLYLDWSFAFGLSSLTGMRVFDVRFSGERIAYELSVQEAISVYGSVTPGMILTKFVDSSIGIGRFAHELVRGVDCPSEATYVDTYRYIDVPVPVRFRNSICVFEHNMGQPLRRHFSDFSHHSFGGMVNSALVMRTITAIGNYDYMWDFVFYQNGAVEVKVHATGYVSSSYLVDGSLRYGHQVAENVQGNIHTHFINFKVDLDISGLKNVFQTKDMQFVNVSLPWSPDRYAMIPELVEKQVKTEKEAALRHHTKTPRYLHIASNKTNRWGHQRSYRLQVYTFAGEHLPESEAEERAMSWARYKVAVTKHKDSEQSSSSLYNQNDMWNPAVDFSKYIEDNERIENEDLVAWVTAGFLHIPHAEDIPNTVTVGNGGGVLLRPHNYFDEDPSINSPDAVYFGPGSEESCENNRMACLAQDTCSPVLEPFTYHGFEGVMKFED; encoded by the exons ATGAACTCTGGTGTGAAATGGTTGCTTATCCTCTTCGCCCTCGTTTCCATCATTCTTAACATCATCCTGATTGGCATTTACTCCAACAGGGCGCCCAAATGTTCCGCACAGCGCCTGCACCCACTGCGAGGCAAGCACGAAGAGCGCAGCCTCATGTTCGCGGACCTCACTCAGGAGGAGTACGCGCAGGTCCAGCGGTACATGCTCCAGCAGAAGGACCTGGACATCTCCACCAACCGGATCACTGAGCCGAGGGCAAACTTCTTGTTCTTAATCGACCTCTCTCTGCCCAAAAAAGCGGACGCGCTGGCTTATTTGGACGGTAAAGGTGCTCAGCCGGTGAGGGAGGCGACGGTGGTGGTCTTCCACGGCGCACGGGGCTTCATCAAGGAGTACCTGGTGTGGCCTCTTCCCAACCCGAAACACCACCGAGATGTGACCACTGAGAGGTACAAGAGGGAGCTGCCCATCAATGCGCGCACGGTCACCGTCGGAGAATATGTCCTGCTTTTCCAATTTTTTGAGAAAAACTTGTTCTCCAAACTCAAGAAGCTCATGAAAGAGAGTTTCGACGTTGGTCAGGGCAAGACGCTGAACGCACTCGAGCAGATGCCGCGCGGACTCCGATCTGGAGACAGAAAGACGTGGATCAACTTCCTGAAGGACGTGAGCGGCATGTACGTCAACCCGGTGGGTTTGAACGTGCTCATCAACCACGAGAGCGTTAATGCATCGAACTGGAAAGTCGAGCGGTTGTTTTATAACGGCCAATACTTTGACAGTGTGGAAGAGCTGAAGCGGAAATATGACGCTGGGACTATAAAGAAAATTATCTACAAGGACTCTCCAAACCACGCCTCCCTGAAAACCAGGACCAAGCCGCTGCAAATTGGTCCGCAGCTCTTTTACGCAGAGGGGAAGCGCTTCAGCGTCAGCCACAACCACGTCCTCTACCTGGACTGGAGCTTCGCTTTCGGGCTCAGCTCTCTCACGGGCATGAGGGTGTTTGATGTGCgcttcagtggagagagaatAGCGTACGAGCTGAGCGTGCAGGAGGCCATATCTGTCTATGGCTCCGTGACACCAGGGATGATCCTCACCAAGTTTGTAGATTCCAGCATCGGAATAGGACGCTTTGCGCACGAGCTGGTTCGTGGCGTGGATTGCCCCTCGGAAGCCACGTATGTGGACACATATCGCTACATAGATGTCCCAGTCCCGGTCAGATTTAGGAACTCCATCTGCGTCTTTGAGCACAACATGGGTCAGCCCCTGCGGAGACACTTCTCGGATTTTTCGCACCACAGTTTTGGAGGAATGGTTAACAGCGCGCTGGTGATGAGAACCATCACAGCCATAGGAAACTATGACTACATGTGGGACTTTGTCTTCTACCAGAATGGAGCAGTGGAGGTCAAGGTGCATGCGACCGGCTACGTCTCCTCCTCTTATCTGGTGGACGGCAGTCTGAGATACGGACACCAGGTAGCAGAGAATGTCCAGGGGAACATCCACACACATTTCATCAACTTCAAAGTGGACCTGGATATCTCGG GATTAAAGAATGTATTCCAGACCAAAGACATGCAGTTTGTTAACGTGTCTCTGCCGTGGAGTCCAGATCGCTACGCCATGATCCCTGAGCTTGtggaaaaacaagtgaaaaccgAGAAG GAGGCGGCCCTGCGTCACCACACTAAGACTCCGCGCTACCTCCACATCGCCAGCAACAAGACCAACCGCTGGGGTCACCAGCGCTCCTACAGGCTGCAGGTGTACACCTTTGCAGGGGAACACCTGCCGGAGAGCGAGGCTGAGGAGAGGGCCATGTCCTGGGCCAG GTATAAAGTTGCTGTCACTAAGCACAAGGactcagagcagagcagcagtagTCTGTACAATCAGAACGACATGTGGAACCCTGCTGTCGACTTCAGCAAGTACATCGAAGACAACGAACGCATTGaaaatgag gaccTGGTGGCCTGGGTGACTGCTGGGTTCCTCCACATCCCACATGCTGAGGACATCCCAAACACTGTAACCGTGGGTAACGGGGGCGGGGTCTTGCTGCGGCCCCACAACTACTTTGACGAGGATCCGTCAATTAATTCTCCCGATGCGGTTTACTTTGGTCCTGGGAGTGAAGAAAGCTGTGAGAACAACAGGATGGCCTGCCTTGCTCAAGACACCTGCAGCCCTGTGTTGGAGCCCTTCACTTACCATGGGTTTGAGGGAGTCATGAAGTTTGAGGATTAG